The Echinicola rosea genome has a segment encoding these proteins:
- a CDS encoding AI-2E family transporter, whose product MQKIQIPTFIRVLFVLLLIITIVFILILGKKLLVPLMLAGLLSMLLTPMCEKLEKWKVPETLSAFLSLLSGIVIVGAIIMLVIIQIKGVSQDLGNVGERVDEFFSNIDHFFSTNLGMHIGLENGINKEQIVNVLQSGNQSMPQFLLSAIGSLTGLVLTPVFIFFMLIYRRHLANFLVQLFASRNQREVKREVLHIRKMVQGYIIGLLKVMAILAVLNTGALYVLGIKHALFFGLFAAILNIIPYLGPFLGAILPFSYAMLTSESSFSPFIIIILFTIIQLVESNFLTPKIVGSNVNLNAFITLLGLLLGGAIWGIAGMILIIPSLAILRRIFELSDSTRSFAFLLAEEKNNIFTKKKLR is encoded by the coding sequence ATGCAGAAAATACAGATTCCCACATTTATACGTGTCCTTTTCGTATTGCTTCTAATCATAACCATCGTTTTTATCCTGATTTTAGGAAAAAAACTACTGGTTCCATTGATGTTGGCGGGCTTGCTTTCCATGCTTTTGACACCTATGTGTGAGAAGCTTGAAAAATGGAAAGTTCCGGAAACCTTGAGTGCGTTTTTGTCGCTTTTGAGTGGAATTGTTATCGTAGGGGCGATCATAATGCTGGTGATCATCCAGATCAAGGGGGTGAGCCAGGACCTTGGCAATGTAGGAGAGCGCGTGGATGAGTTTTTTTCAAACATAGATCATTTCTTCTCTACCAATTTGGGAATGCATATAGGACTCGAAAATGGCATCAACAAAGAGCAAATCGTAAATGTTCTTCAATCCGGCAACCAATCTATGCCCCAGTTTTTGTTAAGTGCCATTGGTTCACTTACCGGGCTGGTGCTGACCCCTGTTTTTATATTTTTCATGTTAATTTACCGTCGTCACCTAGCGAATTTTCTGGTTCAACTGTTTGCGAGCAGAAATCAACGGGAGGTGAAGCGTGAAGTGCTCCATATCCGAAAAATGGTACAAGGCTATATCATCGGCTTGCTTAAGGTCATGGCCATCTTAGCTGTTTTAAATACAGGTGCTCTTTACGTTTTGGGTATTAAACATGCTTTATTCTTTGGCTTATTTGCAGCGATTTTAAATATCATTCCTTATTTGGGACCTTTTCTAGGGGCGATTTTACCTTTTTCTTATGCCATGCTTACGTCAGAGTCATCTTTTTCACCCTTTATTATTATTATCCTTTTCACGATCATTCAACTGGTCGAAAGCAATTTCCTCACCCCTAAAATTGTGGGGTCCAACGTTAACTTAAACGCTTTCATTACCTTATTGGGATTGTTGTTGGGTGGAGCCATTTGGGGCATTGCAGGGATGATTTTGATTATCCCTAGTTTGGCTATTCTTAGAAGAATTTTTGAATTGAGTGACAGTACCCGGTCGTTTGCTTTT